CGCGGCGAAGGGCCTCAGTGCCAGGGCCCCGGGGACACCCAGGAAGGGCCTCCACGGCCCGCAGCACGCCGGGTACACCCGCGTGGCGCAGCCCTACCGGGCGGCCCCTCTGCTGGGCCACAGCCCCGCGCTCCCCGCGGCGCACGACACCAACTTCCTCAATGACGCAGACATGGTTATGAGTTTTGTCAATTTGGGTAAGTGGTGTGCCAAAGTGCGGGCTCGCTGCCTATGTGCTTTAATTCTATCGGAATTAATACACTAGGTGATCGAAAGTTATATGCAGTCGATCCCTCAttccatttcatattttgaaatgaaacagttaCTTTACCAAATCCAcgtctccagaaaaaaaagaaaacccctctCCAGTTCTATAtcctatcattttttttatctgcaacttgtgaaaaacacatttatttctttgcacATGAGAAAATGAGAACACTTTGCGTTTCAGGCCGAATATTAAAATGACTTGTATATTTCTTGGCCTGTTGTTCTGTGCGTGGATATATCAGCACATGGACTTCATTAattttgtcaaaataatttcaaatttcaattgAAGATTCGTTTAAACAATCATACCCATATTTTCctataaaactaaaaaaattgtGCTGAGCATCCAGTTTTTAAGCTTCTTCTCATTCAGTAACATTTACAGTCTGTTTAGTCGTATTTAATTTCTACATCTAAATGTGTAAATgccataaatacattttcagacatCAGTCATTATCTGGCCCTCAGATGTGTTCGGTCGCTTTAGCCTcgtgtgaaaataatttttgcaTCACCAAAGTTTTTGACCATGTCAATTTGTGccgttttctatttttaaaaaaagcagctgaTGTGTATAATGACTGTGTTTGTTCAGTAGCCGCGACCCTTGACCCCGCAGTTCAGAGAAACTTATCAGATGACTGTCTGACCTTGGGAAAATTGGTCTAAATTATTTCCTGTTGTTATAAGGGGAGTGATATTGACTGATGCCTGTGCATTTCTCCTGCTCGTGAcgctgaggaaaacaaaagcagtggCCCTATATTCTTCATATTTCTATCCTTTGTAGCATTCATTGTTCTTtaatgagacatttaaaaaaaatattaaacataccACATGGAAATTTACTGAAAAGTGGAACACGGCGCACTGCAGAATCctaatgaatgatgaaaaaaaaaaaagaccatacCATAAAACAAACTTACATAATGTCGGCACTGTGTAGTTCCaagggattttattttcttgaatgtATAAAAACGTGTAAGAGTGAATTTGTGCAGAGTTTCTCGGGAGTATAATCCCTCACCTTGGCCCGAGCCCATCTGTTTCCACTTACCAGTGTACCAGGGCATGCACACTGTCAGCCTTGAAAGCTCTGTTCTCGTTCTGGGGACTGTCAGTGAAGTGCTCAATGGGCCTCTGTCTTTAGTACTGTACACTCAAATACAGCTCCTGACCTCAGCTGTTTTAGAAAAAGGCCTATGTGGGACCTCATGCTGTTTAATATGCCTACTGTAACTAGAACTTTAAAAAACCCTTCAGATACATATGTGAGATTATACGCTGGGGGGGGAATCGAGACATATCACGATGCAACACATCAGCCATTTATTAATCTGAGTAACAAAATAAGGATGGCGTCCTCGCGGAGCATGCTGAATCCAATTAACATGCAACACATCAAGAATGCACACGCCTCAGCCATACCAGGGAGTGaggtcattattatttaatcttaAGCGATTTGAAAAGTTAAATGCTTGCGTGCTCTCAGTGCCACTTCTGCTTCAGATTACTGCCTGTGGCTCGTATAATGGAACACGCTCAGTGGGTAAAAGTCAGacccgacctctgacccctgggCGCTAAGTAACCACAGGCGCTCGCTCTCGATAAAATATCAGGGAACGTGCGCCCGCGCGATATCGCCGCGGATCCCAGGAAACTCAGCAAACGGTGGCGTGAGGCGGTTTGCGGCCACTTCTGAGTCGCATTGAAGTGTTTTTAAGTCAGCGGGAGATAGTGTTGATACACTGAGGCTCCCTGTCGCAGTTATTAAAGTCATTTTATCGTCAGGCtttattttgtgaaatcaaGCAGTACATATGGCATCTTTTATTTATATCCATTCGATAAAATCTATAATATCCCgacatgttaacattttttttttcaaaaatacagGCCTGTAGAGAGATCAGAATGTAGATCTAAAAGGTTAAGGGTCATTAAACGCCCTTTGCACATTGTATGAAACCCACAGGAGGTCAGTATGAGGTCAGAGTCGATGCTCACATGACGTCGAAGGACCCtgtctgctcttttctctcacttgAGGATCAGACCAAAGTGTCTTTAATTGAAATCAGCCTGTTTTTCTTAACTGACAGCCCATTCATCATGGCCAGAGAATGCAGTTAGGCACACAGTAGAGGGCCTGTCTGGGAACTGCTACCTGTATTCAGTTGACTGATTTAATGAACTGGAAAGTGCTTTTGTTGGTAGTCAAAATGTTTGGATTGGAGCTGGAATGTAAAAGAAGATGTAATAAATTACTCCCTTTCAGTGTGCTAGCGCTGGGCATATTTTGTCTCTTGAGCAACACATGCAGCGGTTCAGGAGGTGAAGCCATATTTTTTGATCAGCGTGAAGCATTGGCTGCcagtaaaaatgaaattcatcccaaaaatgttttctttcccagtGGAGAAAGATAAAGATTTTTCACACCAGCGAAGACACTACAAGGAGTTCCGTTTTGACCTGACTCAGATCCCAGATGGAGAGGCCGTGACGGCTGCGGAGTTTCGGATCTATAAGGACGGGAGTCATGCCCGCTACGACAACATCACTCTGAAGGTTACCATATATCAAGTCATCAAGGAATATCAAAACAAGTGAGTACCGAACCAAGCgaagacaaaaatgaaaggCAGTGGTGAATTTTAACAAAGTTGAAATACTCGAAATGTGTAGTACTGTACAGTtttgaactgtattttttttgtgtctttgtactGTATAGTACTTTAATTACTAGTTGCTTTGCAAATGAGaattttacaaatatttgaCCAACTTAGAAAATTCACTGTTATACAATAAActacaaacaaaatatatatatatatatattacaaattGTTCAACCAGCTTAAACATTAACATGCTGTTTTGTAGCACATCAGTAATTCTAGTCTAGTTACATAACAGGGGACATTCAGCAGCCTCAAGAGTACGTCTTTTACTACTTTTTGATATTAAAACCTAGTTCACTTTATTAAACTTCTGTAAAAGTATGAATGCAGGCCTTTTACTTAATTGTCACAGTAAAATATCTTGGTACATCCCGCACCAGTGATTAAAGATGTCATTATTTGTTGAGGACAAATGGTTGCTGATCATCATAATCCACCAGTCATGGAAGAATCAAACATCTAAAAAGAcccaacaacaagaacaacaacaaggatTAAGGCTGAGGACCTGACGCGAAGCCTGTTCTCAGTTATTCGAAATGCTGTGGAACAGAACAGGGAGCAAACGTCCCCCTGTTTGCGACTGCACACTGAGCGAAAGAAAGCAGAACTAGCTGTTACTTCTGCTGTGCTTTGGTCCCCTGCAGTAATCTCATTTCACAGTTAGAAAAGGCAAATAGTCCAGCAGCCATTGTCTCGCGCGGCGGAAACTTTCCCACTCGCACGGGACGTCCCTCTATCTCCGACTCTGTTCCCCTTCATTCGCACCATGTCTGCCATACAAATATAGTCCTCGGATAAAGGGGGCTCCATTAGCGAGTTGGCCACTTATGAAGCTTGGAAGGGTCCGTCAGTTATCACTCGTCTTGTGTTGCCTGCCAAACTTCCCGGGCCCCAGATGAAACCATGAGGGCCCAGAttagggaggagggagagggggggctCCTTCGGGTGCTCCCCCGATCACTGTTATGCCCGCCACCTGCCTGTCTTAACAATATACCGGAAGTTTAAACCATGACATAGCTGAATACACAAGggtgtatttaaaaaagtggGCCCACATTGGCTTGccaaaaatgtgtgtgggtgattGAAGGGGAGATATGGGCCTCCTGGGCTTTGAAAAGGTCCAAGTCAATGGACTCTGCCATCTTAAAGGGGAAGACTGCTCAGTTTTAAGTTTTCACACACGGTTTCACGGGGAAtagtgtgtttcagtttgtgttcacaaggaagaggagcagtgctTCCCCAGTGCGAGAAAGATTAGACAATACATGTGcacgtatgtatgtatgcaatttcaaaacaaattttCTCTCAACTTAAAAAGCAATAATTAATTCCATATGTAGATatagtctttatatatatatatttctcataCTATTAGCTTGTAAAACCATACACAttcttctatttatttatgatttaccTGACAAGATGTTAATACTGTAAACTATAGTCATAGCCAAGGGTTGTCAGGTCAAATTGCTGTATTTCTACATAAATCCGCTCATGCACTGCCTCAAATATAATACAATTTTAGTGAATTGAACCAACTTTATTGGCTCTATTTAAGGGTTTAAGATAGTGGCCGtgtaaacaaacagcaacattCATGTTCAGCCGGGGGGATTCTgtggccctctctctctcgctctcccctcACTTCTGTTAGGGTCAAGTAGAGGTTGCAGTCGGTGTTAAATAAGTGAAGTATGAGATGGAAGTCCAGATGCTGGTGTTACACACAAAGTTATGTTTCTCGCTGAAGCGCTATATGTTTATGGCGGACGTCTAACAAACGCGCAGAATGAATTTTCCTCATTTGAAACCACGAGCAGAAGCCGGGTCAGGGAGGAGTGTGAAACCTACAGTTTTACTTTTGAAGTCACTACACGCACCAACCTGACCTTCTTTCACTCCACTACATCGACGTCTTGCACTGAACTTTCCTACCGACAAACAGTGCTAATGGAGAAAAGGGAAGTACGGAGAGAATTAGGAGGAAACAGTCAAAAATCAAGGCGTCACCTAGTTTCCTCTAACCCTGCACCACTCAGTCAAACTCACTTTCTGTGGAACAGTACATCCAGTAATCACAGATTAAGGGGAGGGgatcaactttttttcctttgggaTATGGCTATGGGAATAGTGAATAGCTAACCTACAGAAATTAAATTATCACAGGATATAAGCTTATAACACTGTACTTTTCAAAGAGGAAGTTCACCAGAGAGTCAGTCAGAAGGATTACGCTCGTGCGGGATTCCAAATGAGGTTGAGTTTTATTACACCTGtaataaacacatgaacagtTTCTGAATCATTGAGGCCACATGGAAAAATCTTTGTTCCCGCCGACCGGCACCGTGTAACCACAATAACTGAATAGGCCTTATCCGATCTGCTGCCTGAAAGGAATCCAATGCAAATTGCGAAGCTGGTCTTTTTCAACTTAGGGGCTGATTGATGCCTTATGGCAGACTCATGTTAAATATACACACGTGCTGATGTACACGTTTCCCCGACCCGTTTTGCCCATCAAACGGCTTAAACCTTGCCACGTGTTTTGCCGCACAACTCTGTCGCAGCTTCTTCGACAACAGCGGTGcactttccttttttatctcaacaaaatgatcaaatttctttttcatcacacCATATCACTTATGTATGATACTGCAgggattcttcttttttttctacagcgGGGAAAAGTGCTATTTAGAGATTCTGGCTTCTGCTACGGAGTTTGGGCTGAAGCATCCATTTGTGATAAGTCAGTGATACCTTGTTTATCTGTTCTAGTCTCGCTGGCTTAGACCTCTCGGAGTCAGATTTGAATAGCCTCAAAGAAACATATGGTTTCTTTCTCGTGTCCCCATTACAGCCTAAATGCAGCATTAAGGTGCTCGGGCCGCTTTTTTATTGATAGAGCTTAAACTGTAACAGGCACAGAGGTTTTGTAATTTGTTTATAACACTGCTGTAAAGTGACCACAGTCACTTCACCATCTGTTTGACTGACACCCTCACACAGGAGCAATAATCTCGAAAACCAACAAACCCACAGAGACAAAATATTGAAGTCACTCCGACCGGACCAATCAGAGGACATGCTGGATGTTTCTGTTGTGCAGAGGCAGCTGCTGCTTGCATTTTAACTGCGGTTCATCCCAATGCGGAcgtttgtgtcattgtttcctcTCGCCGTCAGAGATGCGGAGACGTTCTTGCTCGACTCCAGGAAGGTCCAGGCGTCCGACGGGGGCTGGCTGGTGTTTGACCTCACGGCCACCAGCAACCACTGGGTGATGAACCCACAGCAGAACCTGGGCCTGCAGCTCTGCGTGGAGACGGCAGATGGCAAGTGAAGTTCAGTTGTTCCTTTCTATGAGTTTGACATTTGTTCCTTTCCTCAAAACCTCCCCAGATTTATTTCAGACTCTTGGAATCCTGGAAGGGTCAGGAAGTTCATCTGAGGAGATAATCCACAATGTCTGCATTTGATTAAAAACGAATGTTTTCATAGACTTCAGgacaaatttgacttttatgTTTGGCAATTTGTAGTTTGAAAGAGCCATGAGTCCACAAATGAGATTCATGGGTTGACCTAGTCTTTATATTTGTAAGATTTGTAGTGATGCTGTTCTTCAGAATCACACTGAAAACGGTCGTAAAATTATATAAAGTACGCGGTCTTTCCTTTAgacttgttttaaaagttttatttacCTGCTGATTTTCAAAGGACGAAGTATCAACATAAAATCTGCTGGAATCATTGGGAGAAACGGGCCCCAGTCCAAACAGCCATTCCTGGTTGCTTTCTTCAAGGCCAGTGGGGTACTGCTTCGCTCAGTCAGAGCCGccggcgggaaaaaaaagagccacaaTCGCAATAAATCCACTAATCAACAAGAATCATCCAGGGCACCAAAGGCTGGAGGTACGTGCACTTTTACGATCTAGTTAAGATGCTGTGACTGTTTTTCAAATAACTCTTATGCACTATAGACATCACATCTCCAAGTTAACCACATCCATTTGCCCTGCTATTGTTCCGTCACACTGTCGCCACAGGTAAATGAATTGATCATCCGTTCACAGTTTCAACTTGCACGTGAGAAATATGTGTGGACGCACCGCAGTGGGCAGCCTGCCATGAATCTGCGGTGGACTAAACATACACTTGTGTGGCTTTGGGCTTTAAACATTGCTGATATCTTTTCCTGcaaatgttctttctttgttcctccaaagcattttctttaaaacaacaaaaaataaatctatttttaactATTATAACTTTTTGAGGTTTTATTCAGCGTTCACTTCTAATCTGCATGGCAGCTGTATTCAGCCAGAAtgatatttctgtgaaaaaatTTCACAGAAATACAACGGATCGTTGCTCAGTCCTTAATTCAGTGGGCTGCACAGTCCATTAatcatttgtcatttatcaTTTCGAGGAACAATTAATAATCCAGCGCGGAGATTGATGCATTGCCGTTTTCCCCATGTTTGACTTGAGCTCTGCAGTTACAGCGTCTCGACATCTGACCCCACAAGCAGTAAATTTGGTCAAACATTCACTGTTTGTTATTAGTTTAACATTTATTGGAAACATTTCCAAGCGTCACGTTAATGTATGGAGCCACAGTGAACATTTCCATATTTGAACAGCACTGCATATggttttaattctttttttctttttgttacaTGGGTTTTACAGACTCCTATGTAACTGCCGCGTTTATCTTCCGACAGTTCGTGAACAGCGAGATGTAAAGAAGCATTCTTTTTTGGTCGTAATCAATGATGTCCATTTTCAGATTATAACACCAGTGAACAGAAGCAAGCCTGTAAGAAGCACGAACTCTACGTCAGCTTTCGGGATTTGGGTTGgcaggtaaaataaaatgatctcaCTTCCCTTGCACGAAACCTTCGCAGGGTAATAACACAATGAGTGACGCAGCTTTAAAGTTCAGATTATGTGGCGACACcgaagaaaaaacacatcctgtgtcataaataaaagaaagcaAATTGTCAATCTTTTCTTGTCAAGGATTGGATCATTGCACCCGAGGGCTACGCCGCTTTCTACTGTGATGGCGAATGCTCGTTTCCTCTCAACGCACACATGAACGCGACAAATCATGCAATCGTGCAAACCCTGGTGAGTATTCTTTGcacatgtttaaaaagaaagcgGTAATAATTCAGTGGAAACTCACTGCTACTTTGTGCTCTCCTTTCTAGGTCCATCTAATGTTTCCTGACAACGTGCCAAAGCCGTGTTGTGCCCCAACCAAGCTCAACGCAATATCAGTACTTTACTTTGATGACAGCTCAAACGTTATCCTCAAGAAATATAGGAACATGGTGGTGAGGTCCTGCGGTTGCCACTAGTGGCTGGACTGACTTTAATTTATGTAATCTGCTATGGGAATCGCTGGAAAACACATCTGCTGCAGGTGtgatgtgatgtacagtataatgtatATAAAGTTTTACTacctaatttattttcttttttttaaatagcactGAATATTGTGATATTTGATTGATTaggagaaaattatttttaattcacaCCAGTTATCTTGTTACTTTTGTGTCCGTTGGCATATACTCCCTCTTATTTACATCTGTATGATAGCTTGTACGAGTAAAGTATTCACTGGAGTCATTATAATACATAAAGTCCATTCCCTTTCTGcttgtttttaccatttttcAGTAGAAAGCGTGTTGTAAAATGCACATTGAGCTATGTAGAATTACACTCGGAGGACAgtggatgaaatgttttttcttcaatgctAATTTTGTCGTTTTTCTCCGTAATGGACcaacaaacaatacatttattaatttgacaAACAGGGAGCACCTCATGATTATGCTCTTAGCACAAACATCACAACTTGAACAGGCTgctggaaatatttaaaataaaattggatcactgggaagaaaaacaaacagtgagtGTTCTCTAATATAAACCAAACCGCCCAAAGCTATTTTCAAGCTGTCACCGTCTTTCAGCACTGATACTGTTTCACCTTTTCCTtgtcagctttttttcttcttcttttttttcttcataagaGTGTGTTTTCAGAAGGGGATTGTGTCGGTCTGGAATGAAACTCTTATTGCGTGGAGTGTTCACTTGCGAATGCTTTACAATTGAAGTCATCTTTTACACAAACGTTAAAGTAAATCTCTTCCCCTAAACACTGATCCTCCTTCCTCCGTGGAATCAAAGCTGCAATCGCCCCATGCAAATTACTAGTTTTTGTTTGAGGAAGCTATATCTTAATGCAgtgttgtgtattttaaataaatctacCACTTGAAAACTCCTATCTTTTGTCTTTACTTGACCTTTTCTTGCTGCATTCATCGCCCTAAACTCTGAAATGCAGAAAATACATTTCGTCAGTTTCTTCCCCTCCGACAGCCTTTTATAAATTCGGGTCGCACTTTCCTATTTTTGTTTGGAGCTCTGCAAAACGCCTTGTTGTCGGACTGCCGTCTCAGGTTTGTAAATGTTTGACAAGTACGATATAAACTTGGGGGTCCACCCGAAGAGCCTGTTGACATGCTCTTGGGGAGTGGTAATGCAAGTGGTGCAGTGCTAACAGTAAAGGGGTGCAGTGACCTCCCAAGCCACCCCAGAAGGGTGATTATCACCAGGCTGCCAGCAGGGAAAGgtatatcattttttaaccAAGCCCTTCCAGATTACGGGGGAGGAGACACTATCCATCACATGATTCATGTGATATGTATGGCACACCTCTGCTCGCCTGCATTCTTTACACTCATATTTTGAATTTTGCCGTCTGCTCCGAGCGAGGATTCACCCCTGGAAACGAAGTGGAGGCCATAAACCAAAGTGAGCGGGTTTGTCACGTTTCCTTCTCGTTCGGGATCCGCGCGGCTTCGAGAGAAGTGTGAGGGAACGTGCTATTTCCAGAGAAGTGCTCTGGTTACGCAGTGATTTTCAATGGCCTTGGCGATGTAGGGATTAGGTTAAGgattaatatttatttacacaacTGTGTTGGCCTCCGCTGAACACAGGATATGTActgttgcacttttttttctcctctcaccttcccacatttaaaccattttttttttcttcgctcTGACATGGCAGAACATTGAGTGACTGTATTTCACTTAATTAAAAGCAGGGGCTGGCCTGCCCAGATGTTATGTGGGTTGCATCTAGAAGGAGTGTTGACATTCAGTGAATAGAAGAGGCCACCTGCTAACTTAACTCTTGGCTTGAGGGGTGATTTGCATTCCTGTGGCCTGTTGCCTGGCATGATTACTCCTCGCACCTCACAAACCCATCCACTGTTTTAATGTCATGGATTCCTTCCAATTCAACtacatttcctcctttttctgtgATGCAGAAGAGCTGCAATGAATAAGCTCCTATTTGGGCTCTGCGGAAAGTACACAGGCCTCTCAACAGCAGCCTCCCGACCACATGAAAAGAAAGGGTAACAATTGCCATACTCGGTGGCAGATTAATACTTTGGCCCCTTCTCCCCCTGAGACCCCCGTGGTCAAAAGAAGCCTGCAGTGAGTCAGAGGTGCCTCGACATCCGTCAGATCAGCACTTCGAGTGGCCACTTCTGAAAcaagctggaaaaaaaggtcagacCCCGGggcagttttcttttaatgaagAGTTTGTtgtgcattattcattcattcggGTTTACCGTACTGTTGGCTtacataaacacatttacatgatgTCAGGATGTGTTTCCAGGTGATGATATTCAGTTTTAAATTTTTGTATAATTCTACCGCAAACATGTTTCTTCTCTTAAACGGATTGAGGAAACAGATGTGTCCATGCGAGATCATGttcttttatttagaaaatgtgATATATTTAGTTAGGAGGGATCATCTTGGCGCTCTTAGCAGACAGGACTGGCTGAGTGTCAACAAATGCTCCATGATTCAGGTCattgaggggagaaaaagaaagaaatcaaatctAGACCATCACCAGGAGGACAGACATTGCCGCAGGACAAAAACTGATGTAACAAGCCGATGATCTTGTCAGACCACCAACAAAGGTGTACGTGCTGGGGACGACTCACAGACGTCGTCTAATGATATGAGTATCACTGTCAACAATGATTAAACCCATTTCATAGCGCAATTATGTCTCA
The sequence above is a segment of the Scophthalmus maximus strain ysfricsl-2021 chromosome 10, ASM2237912v1, whole genome shotgun sequence genome. Coding sequences within it:
- the bmp5 gene encoding bone morphogenetic protein 5, with translation MTALTPLNRAVLGLAWSCLSFLSCAHCGLTDNHVHSSFIYRRLRNHERREIQREILSILGLPHRPRPFSPGKQASSAPLFMLDLYNAMAVEEEEAAARQGAAKGLSARAPGTPRKGLHGPQHAGYTRVAQPYRAAPLLGHSPALPAAHDTNFLNDADMVMSFVNLVEKDKDFSHQRRHYKEFRFDLTQIPDGEAVTAAEFRIYKDGSHARYDNITLKVTIYQVIKEYQNKDAETFLLDSRKVQASDGGWLVFDLTATSNHWVMNPQQNLGLQLCVETADGRSINIKSAGIIGRNGPQSKQPFLVAFFKASGVLLRSVRAAGGKKKSHNRNKSTNQQESSRAPKAGDYNTSEQKQACKKHELYVSFRDLGWQDWIIAPEGYAAFYCDGECSFPLNAHMNATNHAIVQTLVHLMFPDNVPKPCCAPTKLNAISVLYFDDSSNVILKKYRNMVVRSCGCH